GGATCCTCGACGAGGTCTCCGGCGCGCGCGCGCGGGCGGACAAGGGCGACCTCGCGTTCGGGACGATCGACTCGTTCGTGGTGTGGCGCCTCACCGGCGGCGAGGTCCACGCGACCGACGTGACGAACGCGTCGCGCACGCTCCTCATGGACCTCGCGACGCGCACGTGGGACGACGAGATGCTGAAGCTCTTCGCGGTGCCGGCGAGCGTGCTCCCGAAGATCGTGCCGAGCGCCGGCCCGATCGGCACGACGAAGGGCGTCGGCTTCTTGCCGGACGGGATCCCGATCACCGGCATCGCGGGCGATCAGCAGGCCGCGCTCTTCGGTCAGGCGTGCTTCACCGAGGGCGACGCGAAGTGCACGTACGGCACCGGCGCCTTCGCGCTCATGAACATCGGCAAGACGCCGACGCCGAGCCAGCACGGCCTCGTCACGACGGTGGGCTGGCAGATCGGCGACGACGTGACCTACGCGCTCGAGGGCAGCGCGTTCATCGCCGGCGCGGCGGTGCAGTGGCTCCGTGACGGGCTCGGCCTCATCAAGAGCGCGCCCGAGATCGAGGAGCTCGCGCGGAAGGTCGCGTCGTCGGAGGGCGTCGCGTTCGTCCCCGCGCTCGCGGGCCTCGGCGCGCCGTACTGGGATCAATCGGCGCGCGGGACGATCGTGGGACTCACGCGCGGCACGACCGCGGCGCACCTCGCGCGCGCGACGCTCGAGGGGATCGCGTTCGAGGTCTGGGACCTCCTCGAGGCGATGACGAAGGACGCGGGCCGCCCGCTCGCGTCGCTCCGCGTCGACGGAGGGGCGTC
This region of Labilithrix sp. genomic DNA includes:
- the glpK gene encoding glycerol kinase GlpK, which encodes MAKKLLAIDQGTTGSTAIVSTLEGEVLGKTNVEFEQHFPKPGWVEHDAEQIWRSVEASVEGALAAARVAGTEIGAIGITNQRETTLVWDRKSGKPVHRAIVWQCRRTAPTCDRLKAEGAEASVRKKTGLVIDAYFSGTKIAWILDEVSGARARADKGDLAFGTIDSFVVWRLTGGEVHATDVTNASRTLLMDLATRTWDDEMLKLFAVPASVLPKIVPSAGPIGTTKGVGFLPDGIPITGIAGDQQAALFGQACFTEGDAKCTYGTGAFALMNIGKTPTPSQHGLVTTVGWQIGDDVTYALEGSAFIAGAAVQWLRDGLGLIKSAPEIEELARKVASSEGVAFVPALAGLGAPYWDQSARGTIVGLTRGTTAAHLARATLEGIAFEVWDLLEAMTKDAGRPLASLRVDGGASKNDLLVQFQADIAKVKVVRPVEVESTGRGAAMLAGIGAGLTDLAAASKMVKVDRTFEPVFTASEREEHIARWRRAIAQTRGPRAAS